The following coding sequences lie in one Lemur catta isolate mLemCat1 chromosome 11, mLemCat1.pri, whole genome shotgun sequence genomic window:
- the LOC123647326 gene encoding glycerol-3-phosphate dehydrogenase 1-like protein, translating to MIAFARIFCKGQVSTATFLESCGVADLITTCYRGQNGRVLEAFARIAKTTEELEKDMLNRQKLHGPQTSTEVYRILKQKGLVNKFLFFTVVYQICYEGRPIQETLSCLQSYPEHI from the coding sequence ATGATTGCTTTTGCCAGGATCTTCTGCAAAGGCCAGGTGTCCACAGCCACCTTCCTAGAGAGCTGCGGGGTGGCCGACCTGATCACCACCTGCTACAGAGGGCAGAACGGCAGGGTGCTCGAGGCATTTGCCAGAATTGCGAAGACCACTGAAGAACTAGAGAAGGACATGCTGAACCGGCAGAAGCTCCACGGACCTCAGACTTCCACTGAAGTGTACCGCATCCTCAAGCAGAAGGGACTGGTGAACAAGTTTCTATTCTTCACTGTAGTATATCAGATCTGCTATGAAGGCAGACCCATTCAAGAGACGTTGTCTTGTCTCCAGAGTTATCCAGAGCATATATAA